The following proteins are co-located in the Apis mellifera strain DH4 linkage group LG11, Amel_HAv3.1, whole genome shotgun sequence genome:
- the LOC408368 gene encoding adenosylhomocysteinase, producing the protein MSSKPAFKVADLTLAEWGRKEIIIAEQEMPGLMAIRKKYGPQKILKGARIAGCLHMTVQTAVLIETLVELGAEVQWSSCNIFSTQDHAAAAIAKAGIPVYAWKGETDEEYIWCIEQTLLFKDGRPLNLILDDGGDLTNIVHDKFPKYLKECRGVSEETTTGVHNLYRMMKEGTLKVPAINVNDSVTKSKFDNLYGCRESLIDGIKRATDIMIAGKVCVVAGYGDVGKGCAQSLKAFGGRVIITEIDPINALQAAMEGYEVTTMDEASRKGHIYVTSTGCKNIITSNHFLNMPEDAIVCNIGHFDCEIDVAWLKQNAIEKVNIKPQVDRYQLKNKRHIIVLADGRLVNLGCATGHSSFVMSNSFTNQVLAQIELWTKSKSYPIGVHMLPKKLDEEVASLHLDHLGVKLTKLTEDQAKYIGVPKEGPYKADHYRY; encoded by the exons atgtcttCCAAACCTGCATTTAAAGTTG ccGATTTGACATTGGCGGAATGGggacgaaaagaaattatcataGCAGAACAAGAGATGCCTGGTCTTATggctataagaaaaaaatatggtcctcaaaaaattttaaaaggtgCACGAATTGCCGGTTGCTTACACATGACAGTGCAAACTGCGGTTCTTATTGAAACTCTCGTTGAACTAGGAGCTGAG gttCAATGGTCCTCGTGTAACATATTCAGTACACAAGATCATGCAGCTGCCGCTATCGCGAAGGCAGGGATTCCCGTGTATGCTTGGAAAGGCGAAACCGATGAGGAATATATATGGTGTATAGAACAAACTCTGTTATTCAAAGATGGAAGACCATTAAACTTGATCCTGGATGATGGAGGAGATCTGACTAACATTGTGCACgacaaatttccaaaatatctCAAGGAATGTCGAGGTGTTTCTGAAGAAACTACAACCGGTGTGCATAACCTATATCGCATGATGAAAGAAGGCACTTTGAAAGTTCCTGCGATAAATGTGAACGATTCAGTAACAAag AGTAAGTTCGATAATCTCTATGGATGCAGAGAATCGTTGATCGATGGTATCAAACGAGCGACAGATATTATGATTGCTGGTAAGGTCTGTGTAGTTGCTGGATATGGAGATGTTGGAAAGGGTTGTGCCCAGAGTCTTAAAGCATTTGGTGGACGTGTAATAATTACAGAAATCGATCCTATTAATGCATTACAAGCAGCTATGGAAGGATACGAG GTAACAACGATGGATGAAGCATCACGAAAAGGTCACATTTACGTTACCAGTACCggttgcaaaaatattataacgagCAACCACTTTCTAAATATGCCCGAAGATGCTATAGTCTGCAATATTGGCCATTTCGACTGCGAAATTGATGTTGCATGGCTTAAACAAAACGCTATTGAAAAAGTAAACATTAAACCACAAGTAGATAgatatcaattgaaaaataaaag ACATATTATTGTTCTCGCGGATGGTCGATTAGTTAATCTTGGATGTGCTACAGGACATTCTAGTTTCGTGATGAGCAATTCATTTACAAATCAAGTTTTGGCACAAATAGAATTATGGACTAAATCTAAATCTTATCCTATTGGAGTTCATATGTTACCAAAGAAATTGGATGAAGAAGTCGCTTCGTTGCATTTAGATCATCTTGGTGTCAAATTGACCAAATTGACGGAAGATCAAGCTAAATATATTGGTGTACCTAAGGAAGGCCCTTATAAAGCTGATCATTATCGATActag
- the LOC107963971 gene encoding leucine-rich repeat-containing protein 23-like, with translation MEGEEEEKGEGEDLYIERLPSVFEDVTKALTQTEAGECLHTLGKCESGLGYAYLGLNASNRGLTDIKIIPMFKYVLYVNVSGNKLNNEALRVLSSMKYLLMLQADKNEVESAELDPMPYLQVLTLNNNKLNSTSGISHKFLECLELNHNNIEEITLNPYDLENLKTLEIGGNILTTTNGIFFPGLIRLYLGENQIERLEGLEILVNLKILHLRSNKISNLSGFDSRCAKLNYLNLRNNEISKISELEKLNCLPALETLIVMENPAIDEREMEEEATYRHIILAMLPNLTRIDKDPVLYDERKEAKEFRRQMFLDGTTFADLDYNFLAG, from the exons atggagggggaagaggaggaaaagggaGAGGGCGAGGACTTGTATATCGAACGTTTGCCATCCGTATTCGAGGATGTGACGAAGGCGTTGACGCAAACGGAGGCCGGTGAGTGCCTTCACACGTTGGGAAAATGCGAATCCGGGCTTGGCTACGCTTATCTCGGCCTGAACGCGTCCAACAGGGGCCTGACGGACATAAAGATTATACCGATGTTCAAATACGTGCTCTACGTGAACGTCTCCgggaataaattgaataacgaGGCACTTCGCGTTCTCTCGTCCATGAAATATCTTCTGATGCTTCAAGCTGATAAAAATGAAGTGGAATCCGCAGAATTGGATCCCATGCCTTATCTTCAg GTTTTAACATTGAACAATAACAAATTGAACAGCACGTCGGGCATCTCGCACAAGTTTCTCGAATGTCTGGAATTGAATCACAACAACATTGAGGAGATCACTTTGAACCCGTACGATCTCGAAAATTTGAAGACCCTTGAAATCGGTGGAAACATTCTCACCACGACCAACGGTATATTCTTTCCGGGATTGATACGATTGTATTTGGGGGAGAATCAGATAGAGAGGTTGGAGGGGTTAGAGATATTggtcaatttgaaaattctgcATCTGAGAAGCAACAAGATATCGAATCTGTCCGGATTCGACTCGCGATGCGCCAAGCTTAATTATCTGAATCTACGCAACAACGAGATATCGAAAATTTCCGAGTTGGAGAAGTTGAACTGTTTGCCCGCGTTGGAGACGCTGATAGTCATGGAGAATCCCGCGATAGACGAGAGAGAAATGGAAGAGGAAGCTACTTATAGGCATATTATCTTGGCAATGTTGCCGAATTTGACGCGAATCGACAAGGATCCAGTGCTATACGATGAAAGGAAGGAGGCTAAAGAGTTTCGTAGACAAATGTTTCTAGACGGGACAACCTTCGCTGATCTGGATTATAATTTCTTGGCTGGATGA